TCGAACACCTCGCCGTTGGCGGTCATGCGGCCGTGGAAGGCCGATCCGTACCAGGAGGCGAGGCCCTCGCGCACGTAGCCGTTCGGGTTCTCCTTCGGCACGTAGGTCTGGCCGGCCACCACGTAGGGTTTGCCGGTGTAGCGGCGTCCGCCGCCCTTCGGGATCATGTCGCCCTCGTTGTAGAGGCGCGGGCTCGCCTTGACGCCGTATTTCGGATCGACGCCGTTGCCGGCCGCCGCGAGCTTCTGCTGGGGAGAGGTGGCGCAGTTGGCGGTGGCCAGGGCCACGCCCGAGACGGCCATGAGCCGCAGGGCGAGGCGCGCCGGCCGGGGAAGCGTCGTGCGCACCATCGTGGGGGGTCACCAAACTCTACGCGTGGCCGGGGCCCGAACCGGACCGGAGGCGGCCGCGCCAAGGGGCCGCAACCGGGTCCACCCAGAATTGTAGCGGTCGCGTAAAGGAAGCCTGAACAAAGCCGGCCATCGGGGTTCAGAAACCCGGCCACGGCGGTGCCGGCAGCGCGTGTCCTGCAGGAGAGCACGGACACAGTCGGTGAGATGAACCAGAAGTTCGAAATCGCGGGGGCGTGCGGGTTCCCGCGCCGCGCCGGCGACGCCGCTCACGCAACGGCCCGGCACACCGGCCCTGGCGAAGCGCGGCGCCCCCTCGTCCAGGAGGAGAGGAGGACGCGCGCGTCAGCGGCCTTGCGCGTCGGTCAGCTGGGCGATGGACCGGGCGCCCCGCTGCTTGAACAGCAGGTCGAGGCCCTCCAGCATCAGGGCGTGCATCTTGGTCCGCTCGGCGTAGGCGAGGTCGCGGAGCTGGTCGTAGACCGGCGGCTCCAGGTAGACCGACATCTGGCGGGCGCGCTGCTTGAGCGTGGCGGCGGGCTTCGGCGCCGGGGGGGCGAGGGCCAGCGACACGATCTCGGCGCCCTGCGGCCGGGCCGCGGCCCCCTTCGCGGACAGAGCCTTGGCGGGCGGGTTCGCCGAGGCCACGATCGCCGCGAGGCTGAGCTTAGGCGGCTTGGACATGCTGGCCCGTCCTCAGGGACTGCGTGCGGCGCTCGATCCACGACCACAGGCGGCGGACCTCCCCGGCAGCCTGGCCCTTGGGGTTGAACTCGGTGACGCCCTGTCCCAGGCCGATCGCGTCTTGATGGTCGGTGCGCGACACGATGTTCACGTCCGGCAGGATTCCGAGCACCGCCAGGCCGTCCGCGGCGTCGCGGACGCGGTAGGAGCGCGGCGGGGTCTGGTTCAGCACGAAGGCGAACTTCTTCTCCAGCCGGTAGACCGCCGCCAGCGTCGGCTTGAAGGCCCGCAGGTCCGCGGGTGTCGGCCGGCACGGGATGATGCACAGGTCCGCCGCGCGGATCGCCGACAGCGTGCCGGTGGAATCGACACCCGGCGTGTCGATGAAGACGAAGTCGTAGGCGGAGTCGCGCAGGCGCTCCATCACGGCGTCGATCTGGGTGGCGTCGATCTGAGCCACCTCCGGACCGTC
The sequence above is drawn from the Methylobacterium mesophilicum SR1.6/6 genome and encodes:
- a CDS encoding ribbon-helix-helix domain-containing protein; translation: MSKPPKLSLAAIVASANPPAKALSAKGAAARPQGAEIVSLALAPPAPKPAATLKQRARQMSVYLEPPVYDQLRDLAYAERTKMHALMLEGLDLLFKQRGARSIAQLTDAQGR
- a CDS encoding ParA family protein, with product MKAITFVTQKGGSGKSTLCISLAVAAREAGHTVCILEMDRQATISDWLDHRTADGPEVAQIDATQIDAVMERLRDSAYDFVFIDTPGVDSTGTLSAIRAADLCIIPCRPTPADLRAFKPTLAAVYRLEKKFAFVLNQTPPRSYRVRDAADGLAVLGILPDVNIVSRTDHQDAIGLGQGVTEFNPKGQAAGEVRRLWSWIERRTQSLRTGQHVQAA